In Sphaerospermopsis torques-reginae ITEP-024, the genomic window CAGACTCTAAAGCTGGTGAATCAAGTAAACTTTGGTAATGATAATTGTGATCAAGATTATTGATTGTCCATCCTCCTATCAAACCGGTTATAAATACAGCAATTAAATGGTAATAGGTGTATTTTTTTTCCGGGTAATAGCTGACTTTTTTTTGAGGGTAATAGGTGTATTTTTTTTCCGGGTAATAGCTAAATTTTTTCCTATGAAAATAGGCTAATTGACTTTGAGGAGAATAGGTTAATTGTTTTTTCGTGTTACCTCTAAGCATAGAGATGCACCTCCGTAATTGTGTAATTTTTATTCCTGTTTAACTATGATACCAGGGCTTGTACCCCCTATGTCTAGTTCTGACAAGAATACAGATTTTGTTGTACTTAGACTGCTGGAATTTACGGCATAAAGTTTTAACCTTTTCTCTAGCTACAGGAGGATAAACCTTGGTGATCCCCACTCATACCATCCTATAGCTAATCTGAAATTTGTGGGTGAAAGTCCTGATACAGACAGCAATGCTCCCCACTGATATCTTCTCCAGTTGCAGACTTCAAAGGCAAAATTTTTTTTGTCTCATACCTCTGAATCTATTAAAATCTATGGTGAATTGGGTCTAAACTCTAAAAAACACCTATTACCTGTGACTATGACTAAACAAACCAATATAATGATCGTTTTCGATATTGATGGTGTAATTCGTGATGTTAGCGGTTCTTATCGTCGCGCTTTAGCAGATACTGTAGAGCATTTTACTCATCAAGCTTATCGTCCCACAGATGTAGATATTGATCATCTCAAATCTGAGGGAATTTGGAATAATGATTGGGAAGGTTCTCAAGAATTAATTTACCGTTACTTTGTTAGTCAGGGAAAAAATAGAGAAGAATTAGCATTAAATTATGAAGATATAGTTGTCTATTTTCAATCTCGTTATCGCGGAACAGATCCGGTAAATTGGAATGGTTATATTTGTAATGAACCTTTATTATTACAAGCTAGTTATTTAGAAACACTAACACAAGTGGGTATTGGTTGGGGATTTTTTAGTGGTGCTACTCGCGGTTCTGCAAGTTATATTTTAGAACGACGTTTGGGTTTAAAATCTCCGGTTTTAATTGCGATGGAAGATGCACCAGGTAAACCAGATCCGACAGGATTATTTGCAACTATTGATTTATTAGAAAATGGTGGTGAGAAAAAACAAACTGTGATTTATGTGGGTGATACGGTTGCAGATATGCACACGGTAGAAAAAGCTAGAAGTTTAGATAATTATCGTACTTGGGTGGGTGTGGGAGTTTTACCACCTCATGTTCAAACTACTGGTGAACGTCGGGATGCTTATACTGAGACTTTGATTAATGCAGGTGCAAAGGTAGTATTTAGTAATGTGCAGGAATTGACACCGGAGGAAATTTTGGGGTGGGAAATATTTGCAAAGTAGTTGTGAAATAGGGTTTTTAGGTGCGTTAGCATAGCTTATGCACACACTTTTTTTAGGCTAAATTTTTTAAGCTAAGATAAAATCTTCATGCCATTGTTTAGCGACTTTATCCCAACCAAAGGAATCTCTCAAAGATAACGCTTCTTGTCTGAGAGTTTCCTGTTTTTCGGGATTTTTTAATAAGTCTATGACTGCTGCCACAAAAGTATTATTAGTTTCCTCATCTCCCGCAGGTCCAGGTATTCTAATTCCTGATTTCACAGTTTCATTTAAACCAGCAAAAGTTGTCACTACAGGAACACAACCGGCAGCTTGCGCTTTCCAAGCACTTATACAAAAGGTTTCCGGTGTATGACAAGGATAAACCCAAATACCCGATTGAAATAATTCCTTGATTAGTTGTTTATGTCCAATTCTGCCATGTTCATAAACATTTTTTTTCTGGAAAAGTGACAATAA contains:
- a CDS encoding TIGR01548 family HAD-type hydrolase: MTKQTNIMIVFDIDGVIRDVSGSYRRALADTVEHFTHQAYRPTDVDIDHLKSEGIWNNDWEGSQELIYRYFVSQGKNREELALNYEDIVVYFQSRYRGTDPVNWNGYICNEPLLLQASYLETLTQVGIGWGFFSGATRGSASYILERRLGLKSPVLIAMEDAPGKPDPTGLFATIDLLENGGEKKQTVIYVGDTVADMHTVEKARSLDNYRTWVGVGVLPPHVQTTGERRDAYTETLINAGAKVVFSNVQELTPEEILGWEIFAK